The Bacteroides acidifaciens genome includes a region encoding these proteins:
- a CDS encoding LemA family protein: MKKSIIIILAVVAILVFWAISVYNGLVTMEENVSGQWANVETQYQRRADLIPNLVNTVKGYATHEKETLEGVVAARSQATQIKVDAADLTPEKLAQYQKAQGAVTSALGKLLAITENYPDLKANQNFLELQAQLEGTENRINVARKNFNDAAQAYNTNIRRFPKNIFAGMFGFDKKAYFEAEEGSEKAPKVEF, from the coding sequence ATGAAAAAGTCAATTATCATCATTTTAGCCGTTGTAGCTATCCTTGTCTTTTGGGCAATCAGCGTATATAACGGTCTGGTTACTATGGAGGAGAACGTAAGCGGCCAGTGGGCAAATGTGGAAACGCAATACCAACGCCGTGCCGACTTAATTCCAAACCTGGTAAATACAGTGAAAGGGTACGCAACACATGAAAAAGAGACATTGGAAGGAGTAGTTGCCGCACGCAGCCAGGCAACCCAGATAAAAGTGGATGCCGCTGACCTGACGCCGGAAAAACTTGCTCAGTATCAAAAAGCACAAGGAGCAGTAACTTCCGCATTAGGAAAATTATTAGCTATCACAGAAAATTATCCTGACTTGAAAGCTAATCAGAACTTCCTTGAATTACAAGCACAATTGGAAGGGACTGAGAACCGCATCAATGTGGCACGCAAGAACTTTAACGACGCCGCCCAAGCCTACAATACCAATATCCGCCGTTTCCCAAAGAACATCTTTGCAGGAATGTTCGGTTTCGATAAGAAAGCATATTTTGAAGCAGAAGAAGGCAGTGAAAAAGCACCTAAAGTAGAGTTCTAA
- a CDS encoding DUF5715 family protein — MTIHKLRVLPLFLLITGLATLTSGCKKKDMSLKLNEPRNIRGVISYKRSFPDLNDAHLEVAKKIGIRPLADRDAAEAMKGKLTHITDNNFYTVDSLTHSIPYLVPRASALLDTIGSNFLDSLTAKGLNPNQVIVTSVLRTENDVKRLRRRNGNASANSAHCFGATFDVSWKRFKKVEDEDGRPLQDVSPDTLKLVLSEVLRDLRKAEKCYIKYELKQGCFHITAR, encoded by the coding sequence ATGACTATACATAAGCTTCGTGTATTACCCTTATTTTTGCTGATTACAGGACTTGCAACACTCACTTCCGGTTGCAAAAAGAAAGATATGTCGCTAAAACTGAACGAGCCCCGCAATATCCGTGGCGTAATCAGTTACAAACGTTCTTTCCCAGATTTGAATGACGCACATCTAGAAGTAGCCAAAAAGATTGGTATCCGTCCGCTAGCCGACCGTGACGCTGCGGAAGCTATGAAAGGGAAGCTCACGCATATTACCGATAATAACTTTTATACCGTGGATTCGCTGACACATTCCATTCCCTATCTCGTTCCTCGTGCTAGTGCATTGCTCGATACGATTGGTTCCAACTTCCTCGATTCACTGACTGCCAAAGGCCTGAATCCTAATCAAGTAATCGTCACTTCGGTGTTACGTACGGAAAATGACGTGAAACGTCTCCGCCGCCGGAACGGAAATGCTTCCGCAAACTCCGCCCATTGCTTCGGAGCCACTTTCGATGTCAGTTGGAAGCGCTTCAAGAAGGTAGAAGACGAAGACGGGCGTCCCTTGCAGGATGTAAGCCCGGATACTCTGAAACTCGTTCTGTCTGAGGTTTTAAGGGACTTACGGAAAGCGGAGAAATGCTATATTAAATATGAGCTGAAGCAAGGATGTTTCCATATCACTGCCCGATAA
- the truA gene encoding tRNA pseudouridine(38-40) synthase TruA gives MQRYFIYLAYDGTNYHGWQIQPNGISVQECLMKALSTFLRHEIEVIGAGRTDAGVHASLMVAHFEFEELLDTDSVTDKLNRLLPPDISVYRVCRVRPDAHARFDATARTYKYYVTMAKYPFNRQYRCRVYNQLDYERMNEAARTLFEYTDFTSFSKLHTDVKTNICHITHAEWTQEDDVTWVFTIRADRFLRNMVRAIVGTLLEVGRGKLSIEGFRKVIEQQDRGKAGTSAPGNALFLVNVEYPESIFESDK, from the coding sequence GTGCAAAGGTATTTTATTTATTTGGCTTATGACGGAACCAACTATCACGGTTGGCAGATTCAACCGAACGGAATTAGTGTGCAGGAATGTTTGATGAAAGCATTGTCCACTTTCCTGCGTCATGAAATAGAGGTGATAGGGGCTGGGCGGACAGATGCGGGAGTGCATGCTTCTTTGATGGTCGCCCATTTTGAATTTGAAGAGTTGCTGGATACGGATTCTGTCACAGATAAGTTGAATCGTCTGCTTCCTCCGGATATTTCCGTTTATCGGGTTTGCCGGGTCAGACCGGATGCACATGCGCGTTTTGACGCAACTGCCAGAACGTACAAGTATTATGTGACAATGGCGAAATATCCTTTTAACCGGCAATACCGTTGCCGTGTTTACAATCAATTGGATTATGAGCGGATGAATGAGGCTGCACGTACCCTTTTCGAATATACCGACTTTACGAGTTTCAGCAAATTGCATACGGATGTAAAAACAAATATTTGTCATATAACTCATGCCGAATGGACACAGGAAGATGATGTTACCTGGGTATTTACTATCCGTGCCGACCGTTTTTTACGGAATATGGTACGTGCTATAGTGGGCACTCTTCTTGAAGTGGGGCGTGGTAAACTTTCTATCGAAGGGTTCCGTAAGGTCATTGAACAGCAAGACCGTGGCAAAGCGGGTACTTCTGCACCAGGAAATGCTCTTTTCCTGGTAAATGTGGAATACCCCGAAAGTATATTTGAAAGTGATAAATAG
- a CDS encoding flotillin family protein, protein MTQEMLIMAAILVAVILLTFIGILSRYRKCKSDEVLVVYGKTGGDKKSAKLYHGGAAFVWPILQGYEFLSMKPMQIECKLTGALSAQNIRVDVPTTITVAISTDPEVMQNAAERMLGLTMDDKQNLITDVVYGQMRMVIADMTIEELNSDRDKFLAKVKDNIDTELRKFGLYLMNINISDIRDAANYIVNLGKEAESKALNEAQANIEEQEKLGAIKIANQIKERETKVAETRKDQDIAIAETKKLQEISVANADKDRISQVAIANAEKESQVAKAEAEKNIRIEQANTEKESRVAELNSDMEIKQAEAAKKAAIGRNDAQKEVALSNAELAVTQANADKQAGEAAAKSEAAVQTAREIAQKEVEEAKARKVESSLKAEKIVPAEIARQEAILQANAIAEKITREAEARAKATLAQAEAEAKAIQMKLEAEAEGKKRSLLAEAEGFEAMVRAAESNPAIAIQYKMVDQWKEIAGEQVKAFEHMNLGNITVFDGGNGGTSNFLNTLVKTVAPSLGVLDKLPIGETVKGIINPESKTEEKPTTKTEEKKDKK, encoded by the coding sequence ATGACACAAGAAATGCTAATCATGGCCGCAATATTAGTGGCGGTCATTCTGCTCACTTTTATCGGTATCCTTTCTCGTTACCGCAAATGTAAGAGTGATGAAGTCCTCGTTGTCTATGGTAAAACAGGAGGAGATAAAAAGTCGGCAAAGCTATATCATGGTGGCGCGGCTTTTGTATGGCCGATTCTTCAGGGATACGAATTCCTGTCCATGAAACCAATGCAGATCGAATGTAAACTGACCGGTGCACTATCCGCTCAAAACATTCGTGTAGATGTGCCGACTACAATCACTGTAGCTATCAGCACCGATCCTGAAGTGATGCAAAACGCTGCTGAACGTATGCTGGGATTAACGATGGATGACAAACAGAACTTAATTACTGATGTTGTATATGGTCAGATGCGTATGGTGATTGCCGATATGACTATTGAAGAATTAAATTCAGACCGAGATAAGTTCCTGGCTAAAGTGAAAGACAACATCGATACCGAACTTCGCAAATTCGGTTTGTATCTGATGAACATCAACATCAGTGATATTCGCGACGCTGCCAACTACATTGTCAACTTAGGTAAGGAAGCTGAAAGTAAAGCACTGAACGAAGCACAAGCCAACATCGAAGAACAGGAAAAGCTGGGTGCTATCAAAATTGCCAATCAGATAAAGGAGCGTGAAACGAAAGTAGCGGAAACCCGCAAAGACCAGGATATTGCTATTGCAGAAACAAAAAAACTACAGGAAATCTCCGTTGCAAATGCAGATAAGGACAGAATCTCACAAGTAGCCATTGCCAATGCAGAAAAAGAATCACAAGTAGCAAAGGCTGAAGCTGAAAAGAATATCCGTATCGAGCAGGCAAATACAGAAAAAGAAAGCCGCGTTGCCGAACTAAACTCGGATATGGAAATCAAACAGGCGGAAGCTGCCAAGAAAGCTGCCATCGGACGAAATGACGCACAGAAAGAGGTAGCACTTTCCAATGCAGAACTGGCGGTAACACAAGCCAATGCCGATAAGCAAGCAGGTGAAGCTGCCGCAAAATCGGAAGCTGCCGTACAAACTGCACGCGAAATTGCGCAAAAGGAAGTGGAAGAAGCTAAGGCACGGAAAGTGGAATCTTCATTGAAGGCTGAAAAGATTGTTCCTGCGGAAATTGCCAGACAGGAAGCTATCCTTCAGGCAAATGCCATCGCTGAAAAGATTACCCGCGAAGCGGAAGCACGCGCAAAGGCTACTTTAGCACAAGCCGAAGCGGAAGCAAAAGCTATCCAAATGAAACTGGAAGCAGAAGCGGAAGGTAAGAAACGGTCATTACTTGCTGAAGCGGAAGGTTTCGAAGCAATGGTAAGAGCAGCCGAATCGAATCCGGCCATCGCTATCCAATATAAGATGGTAGACCAATGGAAGGAAATCGCCGGCGAACAGGTAAAGGCGTTCGAACACATGAATTTAGGAAATATCACTGTATTCGATGGCGGAAACGGCGGTACAAGTAATTTCCTGAATACATTAGTAAAGACAGTAGCTCCGAGCCTTGGCGTATTGGACAAATTGCCTATCGGTGAAACTGTAAAAGGTATTATTAATCCGGAAAGCAAAACGGAGGAAAAGCCTACAACAAAAACGGAAGAGAAAAAGGATAAGAAATAA
- a CDS encoding shikimate dehydrogenase family protein, protein MEKYGLIGYPLRHSFSIGYFNEKFKSEGINAEYVNFEIPQINDFMEVIEENPNLRGLNVTIPYKEQVIPFLSELDPDTAKIGAVNVIKIIRQPKGKVKLIGYNSDIIGFTQSIQPLLQPHHKKALILGTGGASKAVYHGLKNLGIESVFVSRTHRADGMLTYEELSPEIMAEYTVIVNCTPVGMFPKVDFCPNIPYELVTPNHLLYDLLYNPNITLFMKKGEAQGAVVKNGLEMLLLQAFAAWEIWHK, encoded by the coding sequence ATGGAAAAATATGGTTTAATCGGCTACCCTTTGAGACATTCATTTTCTATCGGATACTTTAACGAGAAATTTAAATCCGAAGGCATCAATGCGGAATATGTGAATTTTGAGATTCCCCAAATCAACGATTTCATGGAAGTGATTGAAGAGAATCCCAATCTGCGCGGTCTTAACGTCACTATCCCTTACAAGGAGCAAGTTATTCCTTTTTTGAGCGAGCTAGACCCTGATACTGCAAAAATCGGTGCAGTGAATGTAATCAAAATTATCCGTCAGCCGAAAGGAAAGGTGAAGTTGATAGGCTATAATTCTGATATTATCGGATTTACCCAATCCATACAACCATTATTGCAACCCCATCACAAAAAGGCTTTAATTCTGGGTACCGGTGGAGCGTCCAAGGCTGTTTACCACGGTCTTAAAAATTTGGGAATTGAAAGTGTATTCGTATCGCGCACTCACAGAGCAGACGGCATGCTGACCTACGAGGAACTAAGCCCTGAAATCATGGCAGAATATACGGTAATTGTAAACTGCACTCCTGTAGGAATGTTTCCCAAGGTCGATTTCTGTCCTAATATCCCTTATGAGTTGGTTACTCCAAACCATTTGCTCTACGATTTGTTATATAATCCAAATATCACCCTTTTCATGAAAAAGGGAGAAGCACAGGGTGCCGTTGTAAAAAACGGTCTTGAAATGTTGCTTCTTCAGGCATTTGCCGCCTGGGAAATCTGGCACAAATAA
- a CDS encoding PhoH family protein, with translation MIEKAIVLEDVDPVIFYGVNNANIQLIKALYPKLRIVARGNVIKVLGDEEEMCAFEENITKIEKYCAEYNSLKEEVIIDIIKGNTPQTEQSGNVIVFSVTGKPIIPRSENQLKLVEGFAKNDMVFAIGPAGSGKTYTAIALAVRALKNKEIKKIILSRPAVEAGEKLGFLPGDMKDKIDPYLQPLYDALQDMIPAAKLKEYMELNIIQIAPLAFMRGRTLNDAVVILDEAQNTTTQQIKMFLTRMGMNTKMIVTGDMTQIDLPASQTSGLVQAIRILKGVKGISFVELNKKDIVRHKLVERIVDAYEKFDKEAKAEREKRKNEQLVLNGERPVKLAKE, from the coding sequence ATGATAGAGAAAGCAATTGTTCTTGAGGATGTTGATCCTGTTATTTTTTACGGTGTAAACAACGCCAACATACAGTTAATTAAAGCTTTATATCCGAAGCTGCGTATCGTTGCCCGTGGCAATGTCATCAAAGTGCTGGGCGACGAGGAAGAAATGTGCGCCTTCGAAGAAAACATCACCAAGATTGAAAAGTACTGCGCCGAATATAATTCACTGAAAGAAGAGGTTATCATCGACATTATAAAAGGGAATACCCCGCAAACGGAACAGAGCGGAAACGTAATAGTGTTCAGCGTCACGGGAAAGCCTATCATCCCCCGAAGTGAAAACCAGTTGAAACTGGTAGAAGGATTCGCAAAGAACGATATGGTGTTCGCTATCGGTCCCGCAGGTTCAGGAAAGACATATACCGCTATCGCCCTTGCCGTACGTGCACTGAAAAACAAGGAAATCAAGAAGATTATCCTCAGCCGCCCAGCCGTAGAAGCCGGAGAAAAACTCGGTTTCCTGCCCGGAGACATGAAAGACAAAATCGACCCGTACCTGCAACCCTTGTACGATGCCCTTCAAGATATGATACCTGCTGCCAAGTTAAAGGAATACATGGAATTGAACATTATACAGATTGCCCCGTTAGCCTTTATGCGCGGACGCACGCTGAATGATGCAGTCGTAATTCTTGACGAAGCGCAGAATACTACCACACAGCAAATTAAAATGTTCCTCACCCGTATGGGTATGAACACCAAAATGATTGTGACGGGAGATATGACGCAGATTGACCTTCCCGCTTCGCAAACTTCGGGACTGGTGCAGGCTATCCGAATCCTGAAAGGGGTGAAAGGCATTAGTTTTGTTGAGTTAAACAAGAAAGACATTGTGCGCCATAAGTTGGTGGAACGCATCGTGGATGCTTATGAGAAATTCGACAAAGAAGCGAAAGCCGAACGGGAGAAACGGAAAAACGAGCAACTAGTTCTTAACGGCGAACGTCCAGTGAAACTGGCAAAAGAATAA
- a CDS encoding DMT family transporter: MWLLLAFLSATLLGFYDVFKKKSLKDNAVLPVLFLNTLFSSLIFLPFILFSVYQPTLLDGTIFNVPVAGWEQHKYIIIKSFIVLSSWIFGYFGMKHLPITIVGPINATRPVMVLVGAMLVFGERLNLYQWIGVMLAIVSFFMLSRSGKKEGIDFKHNKWIFFIVLAAITGAISGLYDKYLMKSLNPMLVQSWYNVYQVFIMCPILLLLWWPKRKSTTSFRWDWTIILISVFLSAADFAYFYALSYDDSMISIVSMVRRGSVIVSFIFGALFFREKNLKSKAIDLILVLIGMIFLYLGTK; this comes from the coding sequence ATGTGGTTATTATTAGCATTTCTCTCGGCTACTTTGCTGGGATTTTATGATGTATTCAAAAAGAAATCGCTGAAAGACAATGCGGTACTTCCCGTTCTGTTTTTGAACACTCTCTTTTCCAGTCTTATCTTTCTGCCGTTTATTCTGTTTTCTGTATATCAACCTACCTTATTGGATGGAACGATATTCAATGTTCCGGTTGCGGGATGGGAACAGCATAAATATATTATTATCAAGTCGTTCATCGTGCTGTCCTCATGGATATTCGGTTATTTTGGGATGAAGCATTTGCCTATTACCATCGTAGGTCCGATTAATGCCACCCGCCCGGTAATGGTACTTGTCGGAGCTATGCTTGTGTTTGGCGAACGGTTGAATCTTTATCAATGGATTGGTGTGATGCTGGCTATTGTTTCCTTTTTCATGCTGAGTCGTTCGGGAAAGAAAGAAGGGATTGATTTTAAACATAACAAATGGATATTTTTTATTGTATTGGCTGCGATAACAGGGGCTATCAGCGGATTGTACGATAAGTATCTGATGAAGTCGTTGAATCCGATGCTGGTGCAGTCCTGGTATAATGTTTATCAGGTTTTTATCATGTGTCCTATTTTGTTGCTGCTTTGGTGGCCGAAAAGAAAGTCCACCACTTCGTTTCGTTGGGACTGGACGATTATTCTGATTTCTGTTTTCCTTTCGGCAGCAGACTTTGCCTACTTTTATGCGCTAAGTTATGATGATTCTATGATTTCTATCGTTTCGATGGTTCGCCGCGGAAGTGTCATCGTTTCTTTCATTTTTGGGGCTCTTTTCTTCCGTGAAAAGAATTTAAAAAGC
- the ubiE gene encoding bifunctional demethylmenaquinone methyltransferase/2-methoxy-6-polyprenyl-1,4-benzoquinol methylase UbiE: protein MDYPQQHIKPYDEEGKKTEQVERMFDNIAHAYDKLNHTLSLGIDRSWRRKAIAWLRPFQPQRMMDVATGTGDFAILACRKLQPAELIGTDISEGMMNVGREKVKKEGLSDKISFAREDCTSLSFADNDFDAITVAFGIRNFEDLDKGLSEMCRVLKPGGHLVILELTTPDRFPMKQLFSVYSKVVIPLLGKLLSKDNSAYRYLPDTIKVFPQGEVMKGVISRAGFSEVNFRRLTFGICTLYTATK from the coding sequence ATGGACTACCCACAACAACATATCAAGCCTTACGACGAGGAAGGAAAAAAGACCGAGCAGGTAGAGCGCATGTTCGACAATATCGCGCATGCTTATGACAAACTGAATCATACCTTATCTTTAGGTATCGACCGCAGTTGGCGTCGTAAAGCCATTGCCTGGCTGCGTCCTTTCCAACCGCAACGTATGATGGACGTGGCTACCGGCACAGGGGATTTTGCTATCCTTGCCTGCCGCAAACTGCAACCTGCCGAGTTAATCGGTACGGACATCTCGGAAGGTATGATGAATGTGGGACGTGAAAAAGTAAAGAAGGAAGGACTCTCGGACAAAATCTCTTTTGCCCGGGAGGACTGTACTTCACTCTCTTTTGCCGACAATGACTTTGACGCCATTACCGTAGCATTCGGCATCCGCAACTTCGAAGACCTCGACAAAGGGCTCTCCGAAATGTGCCGGGTACTGAAACCGGGGGGACATCTCGTGATTCTAGAGCTCACCACCCCCGACCGTTTCCCGATGAAACAATTGTTTTCCGTCTACTCTAAAGTCGTCATCCCATTGCTGGGCAAGCTTCTCTCCAAAGACAACAGTGCCTACCGCTATCTGCCGGACACCATCAAGGTATTTCCACAAGGGGAAGTCATGAAAGGGGTCATCTCACGAGCCGGATTCAGTGAAGTTAATTTCCGGCGGCTGACATTTGGTATCTGTACTCTTTATACCGCGACAAAATAG
- a CDS encoding TPM domain-containing protein: MKSIFTFILFTFLLIPLQAQEKVYTVDNLPKVHLQNKMQYVCNPAGILSQASCDSIDAMLYALEQQTGIETVVAVVPSIGEEDCFDFCHQLLNKWGVGKKDKNNGLVILLVTDQRCIQFYTGYGLEGVLPDAICKRIQTKYMIPYLKNGNWDAGMVAGLKATCQRLDGSMENDSLSDSSDGSSFDFILAVFFFALIGGGIAFFAARKQSRCPKCGKHTLQRSSSRMVSRINGVKTEDVTYTCRNCGHTLVRRQQSYENDYHHRGGSGGPFIGGMGGGSFGGSGGGFSGGSFGGGMGGGGGAGSRF; this comes from the coding sequence ATGAAATCAATATTTACATTTATACTCTTCACTTTTCTACTGATTCCTTTGCAGGCTCAAGAGAAAGTATATACGGTAGACAATCTTCCGAAAGTTCACTTACAAAACAAGATGCAGTATGTTTGTAACCCTGCGGGGATACTTTCACAAGCATCTTGCGACAGTATAGATGCCATGCTTTATGCTTTGGAACAGCAAACAGGCATTGAAACTGTAGTTGCCGTAGTCCCTTCTATCGGAGAGGAGGATTGCTTCGATTTCTGCCACCAATTACTCAACAAATGGGGCGTAGGGAAGAAAGATAAAAATAACGGTCTGGTTATTTTGCTGGTTACCGACCAGCGTTGTATCCAGTTTTACACCGGCTATGGTCTGGAAGGCGTTCTTCCCGATGCTATCTGCAAGCGAATTCAAACCAAATATATGATTCCCTATTTGAAAAACGGAAATTGGGATGCAGGGATGGTAGCAGGTTTGAAAGCGACTTGCCAACGGCTTGACGGTTCTATGGAAAATGATTCCCTTTCCGATTCAAGTGACGGCAGTTCGTTTGATTTTATTCTCGCTGTCTTCTTCTTTGCTCTGATTGGCGGAGGCATTGCTTTCTTTGCTGCACGCAAACAAAGCCGTTGTCCGAAATGCGGAAAGCATACATTACAAAGAAGTAGCAGTAGGATGGTATCCCGGATTAACGGTGTGAAAACCGAAGATGTCACTTACACTTGTAGAAACTGCGGGCATACTCTCGTACGTCGCCAGCAAAGTTACGAGAATGACTATCATCATCGCGGTGGTAGCGGAGGACCATTCATTGGCGGCATGGGCGGTGGAAGTTTCGGCGGAAGCGGCGGAGGCTTTAGCGGAGGCAGCTTCGGCGGCGGAATGGGTGGCGGAGGCGGTGCCGGTTCACGGTTCTAA
- a CDS encoding phosphoribosylaminoimidazolesuccinocarboxamide synthase, which yields MKALTKTDFNFPGQKSVYHGKVRDVYNINGEKLVMVATDRISAFDVVLPEGIPYKGQMLNQIAAKFLDATTDICPNWKLATPDPMVTVGVLCEGFPVEMIVRGYLCGSAWRAYKSGVREICGVKLPDGMRENEKFPEPIITPTTKAEMGLHDEDISKEEILKQGLATPEEYEVLEKYTLALFKRGTEIAAERGLILVDTKYEFGKHNGTIYLMDEIHTPDSSRYFYSEGYQERFEKGEPQKQLSKEFVREWLMENGFQGKDGQKVPEMTPAIVQSISERYIELFENITGEKFVKEDTSNIAERIEKNVMNFLTK from the coding sequence ATGAAAGCATTAACAAAAACAGATTTCAACTTTCCGGGACAGAAAAGCGTGTACCACGGAAAAGTGCGCGATGTGTACAACATCAACGGCGAAAAACTCGTCATGGTAGCAACCGACCGTATTTCGGCCTTTGACGTGGTACTGCCTGAAGGTATTCCTTACAAAGGACAAATGCTGAACCAGATTGCAGCTAAATTCCTCGATGCCACTACTGACATCTGTCCGAACTGGAAATTGGCTACTCCGGACCCAATGGTTACTGTCGGTGTATTGTGCGAAGGCTTTCCGGTAGAAATGATTGTACGCGGTTACCTGTGCGGTAGTGCATGGCGTGCTTACAAAAGCGGTGTACGCGAGATTTGCGGTGTGAAGTTGCCGGACGGAATGCGTGAAAACGAGAAATTCCCCGAACCCATCATAACTCCGACTACCAAAGCCGAAATGGGACTGCACGATGAAGACATCTCTAAAGAAGAAATCCTGAAACAAGGTTTGGCTACTCCCGAAGAGTATGAAGTACTTGAAAAATATACGCTGGCTCTCTTCAAACGTGGTACTGAAATCGCTGCTGAACGCGGATTGATTCTTGTTGATACCAAATATGAATTCGGCAAGCACAACGGTACTATCTACTTGATGGACGAAATCCACACTCCTGACTCCAGCCGTTATTTCTACTCGGAAGGTTATCAGGAACGTTTCGAAAAAGGCGAACCGCAGAAGCAGCTTTCTAAGGAATTTGTTCGCGAATGGTTGATGGAAAACGGCTTCCAGGGCAAGGACGGCCAGAAAGTACCTGAAATGACCCCGGCTATTGTACAGAGCATCAGCGAACGTTACATCGAACTGTTCGAAAATATCACCGGCGAGAAATTTGTGAAAGAAGATACCAGCAACATCGCTGAACGTATCGAAAAGAACGTAATGAATTTCTTGACTAAATAA
- a CDS encoding alpha/beta hydrolase, with protein sequence MKRKVVYSIIIIMLIMTGCTIGGSFYMLNFSLTPDAKILSKDADSYPFMYKNYPFLRSWVDSLRQVDALKDTFIINPHGIQLHAYYVAAPEPTNKTAVIVHGYTDNAIRMFMIGYLYNRDLGFNILLPELQHQGESEGRAIQMGWKDRLDVLQWMNIANEIFGDSTQMVVHGISMGGATTMMVSGEQQQPFVKCFVEDCGYTSVWDEFSHELKSSFGLPPFPLMYTTSWLCEKKYGWKFKEASSLKQVAKCELPMMFIHGDKDTYVPTWMVYPLYEAKPEPKELWIVPGAAHAVSYQENKQEYTDKIREFVGRYIH encoded by the coding sequence ATGAAGAGGAAAGTAGTCTATAGCATTATTATCATTATGCTGATAATGACCGGTTGCACTATCGGAGGAAGTTTCTATATGTTAAACTTCTCGCTGACGCCAGATGCGAAAATATTGTCTAAAGATGCTGACTCTTATCCTTTTATGTACAAGAACTATCCATTTCTGCGTTCGTGGGTGGATAGTTTGCGACAAGTTGATGCGCTGAAAGATACCTTCATCATCAATCCGCATGGTATACAACTTCATGCTTACTATGTCGCTGCTCCCGAACCGACCAACAAAACAGCAGTTATTGTTCACGGATACACGGACAATGCCATTCGTATGTTTATGATTGGCTACTTGTACAACCGTGATTTAGGCTTTAATATTTTGCTTCCTGAGCTTCAGCACCAAGGAGAAAGTGAAGGTCGTGCCATTCAGATGGGTTGGAAAGACCGCTTGGATGTGTTGCAGTGGATGAATATTGCCAATGAAATTTTCGGAGACAGTACGCAAATGGTAGTGCATGGCATTTCGATGGGCGGTGCAACTACGATGATGGTATCCGGTGAGCAACAGCAACCTTTTGTAAAATGCTTCGTGGAAGATTGCGGTTATACCAGTGTATGGGATGAATTTTCCCACGAATTGAAGTCATCTTTCGGACTTCCGCCTTTCCCGCTAATGTACACCACAAGCTGGCTATGCGAAAAGAAATACGGTTGGAAGTTCAAAGAGGCTTCTTCACTGAAACAGGTGGCGAAGTGCGAACTGCCAATGATGTTTATTCACGGAGACAAGGATACATACGTCCCGACATGGATGGTATATCCGCTTTATGAAGCGAAACCGGAGCCAAAGGAACTTTGGATTGTGCCGGGTGCCGCCCATGCCGTTTCATACCAAGAGAACAAGCAGGAATACACCGATAAAATCCGTGAATTCGTCGGGCGATACATTCATTAA